The DNA window TTTATCTTTTCTCTCTAATTGTAATAATTTTTTTACTCCAGTTACTCCTACTCTAGTTAAACTAATAGGAATATTTGGAGAGTCATCTTGTGTATCAGGTAAACAAACTACCAATTGTAAAACCTCGGTTTATATTAAATTTATAATATAATAATTTATTTTTTATATTTAAATACTTTTTTTTTTAATTAAACTAAATTTCAGTATTTTTTTAAAAAAAGAGTCTAAAAAAAGTTTTTAAAAATATAATAGATAAAATCATTGTTCTATTATATTTTTAATATCAATGTCGGTTAATTCTTTTAAATTTTCATCTAAATGGATTTGTGCAGAATATTGTTCAGTTGCACGTTTTGCAAGAAGTTCTCCATTTTTATCTTTTTCACCGAGAACAATGATTTTTTCAGGATTTATTGAATCAATTTTCCTTTTAATATCATTATGAATATGTTCTATTTTCTTTTCAATTCCTTTCAAAGCAGCATCTGGAATTTTAGGATTTATTTCTTTCATATCCTCAATTACTAGTGGCATATCAGCAACTACAATATTGGATACATCAATTCCAAGCTTTTTTAAGGATTTTTTAAAATTGTTTTTTGGTGTAATGAATAAAATATTTGAAGTTAATTTGGATAAATCAAATTCTTCAACTTCTTGTTCAATGACTTTAAAGTTGGATAGCTGTTCATTAATACTTTCACGTGCATCAATTAAGAATTTAGTAAATGCTGTTGCATCTTCCTTGTCTAAATGATGATTAGGTAAACTTTTGTAAATGTATTCTTCTGCAGCTATTAGATTTTTTAATCCAGATTCAAAAAGCGCAACATCAATTTCGCCTTCTTCTGCTTCTTTTAGCTTAAATGAGTTTGTTGTTTTTTTAGTTGATTTTAAGATTATATTTTGCACTTGTTCATTTCTAAAATTGTTCATGTCACCACATTATAAAATATTTGAAGATCCCATGTCTTCTTTAATTACATCTAAAACAGTTTGAGTATAAGTTCTTTCTATAATCGGATCTTTTAGTAATTCTTTAATAAATGAGTTTAATTCATCAGTATCTTTGAATTTAGCTATTAAAAATGCATCATATTCTCCAGTAACATCATAAATTCCTACAACATTTTTATTAAAGAAAGTTTTTTCTTCCCAGTTTTTAAGTTTTCCACCTTTGACTCTAACTCCGATAATTGTTGTAAGAACATATCCGAGCTTTCTATGGTCGATTACAGGTGAAAATTTCTTAATTACTCCAGATTTAATCATTTTGTCGATACGGTTGTGTACAGTACCTACAGAAACATCTAAACTACGAGATATTTGTCTGTAAGAGGTTCTAACATCTTCATTGATGATTTTCAAGATATTAATATCTGTATCATCTAATTTTATTATGTCCTCTTTTTTCTTGACCATTTTTATCTGCCCTCTAATTGTTTAATTCTCATTATTTTAATGTTTTTTATGAACATTTAAATATTTTATTTTATAATTTAATTACTATTAAAAGTTTCCATTTTCTTTTAATTATTCAATACTTTAATTTATTTGTATATCATTCTTTAATATTTTTCAAACTAATTGTGTATTCATTTGATTTTAATAAATGATAGTTATTATTCATATACAAAAGTTGGTCTTATGTATTATGAACAATTTAAGCTTATAATAATGGATTTTATTTTTTTGATTGGAGCATCTGTTTTAATAGCGAGGGGATTATAATGGCTTTTAATGGCAATAAATCCTTCTTTTTTCAATTGATCAAAAACTAAATCTAATTTTGGAGCACTAATTTTTAAGACTCTGCATAAATGGTGCATATCATAGAAAGTTATCGGAGCATTAGCTTCGCCATGGCAGCTATTTAATAATTTAAGAAGCTCTTTT is part of the Methanobrevibacter woesei genome and encodes:
- a CDS encoding DUF2100 domain-containing protein, translated to MNNFRNEQVQNIILKSTKKTTNSFKLKEAEEGEIDVALFESGLKNLIAAEEYIYKSLPNHHLDKEDATAFTKFLIDARESINEQLSNFKVIEQEVEEFDLSKLTSNILFITPKNNFKKSLKKLGIDVSNIVVADMPLVIEDMKEINPKIPDAALKGIEKKIEHIHNDIKRKIDSINPEKIIVLGEKDKNGELLAKRATEQYSAQIHLDENLKELTDIDIKNIIEQ
- a CDS encoding Lrp/AsnC family transcriptional regulator → MVKKKEDIIKLDDTDINILKIINEDVRTSYRQISRSLDVSVGTVHNRIDKMIKSGVIKKFSPVIDHRKLGYVLTTIIGVRVKGGKLKNWEEKTFFNKNVVGIYDVTGEYDAFLIAKFKDTDELNSFIKELLKDPIIERTYTQTVLDVIKEDMGSSNIL